In one window of Syngnathus scovelli strain Florida chromosome 20, RoL_Ssco_1.2, whole genome shotgun sequence DNA:
- the LOC125990274 gene encoding cannabinoid receptor type 1A, with product MQSVLDAVADTTFRTITSGLQYLGSNDANYDEAVSEVDFKGVFSLQKPLSSFRSNAFPDKIPPDEELILRGFYPTNATELLSNRTTFRDEGNNIQCGENFMDMECFMILTPSQQLAVAVMSLTLGTFTVLENLVVLCVILQSRTLRCRPSYHFIGSLAVADLLGSVIFVYSFLDFHVFHRKDSPNVFLFKLGGVTASFTASVGSLFLTAIDRYISIHRPLAYRRIVTRTKAVIAFCMMWTISIVIAVLPLLGWNCKRLKSVCSDIFPLIDENYLLFWIGVTSVLVLFIIYAYIYILWKAHHHAVRMLSRTSQKSLVVYSADGTKVQTTRPEQARMDIRLAKTLVLILAVLIICWGPVLAIMVYDLFWRMDDDIKTVFAFCSMLCLLNSTVNPIIYALRSKDLRHAFLSSCHACRGSGQQLDNSLESDCQNRNISANRAAESCVKTTVKIAKVTMSVSTETSAEAV from the coding sequence ATGCAGTCCGTGCTGGATGCTGTGGCCGACACCACCTTCCGGACTATCACCTCTGGTTTACAATATCTGGGTTCCAATGACGCCAACTACGATGAGGCCGTCAGTGAAGTGGACTTCAAGGGTGTGTTCTCCCTGCAGAAGCCCTTGTCCTCCTTCCGCAGCAACGCCTTCCCTGACAAGATCCCCCCTGACGAGGAGCTGATCCTCAGGGGATTCTACCCCACCAATGCCACGGAGCTCCTGTCCAACCGGACCACGTTCCGGGACGAGGGCAATAACATCCAATGCGGGGAGAACTTCATGGACATGGAGTGCTTCATGATTCTGACGCCCAGTCAGCAGCTGGCCGTGGCCGTCATGTCGCTCACCCTTGGGACCTTCACAGTCCTGGAGAACCTGGTGGTGCTCTGCGTGATCCTGCAGTCGCGCACTCTCCGCTGCAGGCCCTCCTACCACTTCATCGGCAGCCTGGCCGTGGCCGACCTGCTGGGCAGCGTCATCTTCGTCTACAGCTTCTTGGACTTCCACGTGTTCCATCGGAAAGACAGCCCCAACGTGTTTCTCTTCAAGCTGGGCGGAGTGACGGCGTCGTTCACCGCGTCCGTCGGCAGCCTCTTCCTCACCGCCATCGACCGCTACATCTCCATCCACCGACCTTTGGCCTACAGGCGTATCGTGACCCGGACCAAGGCGGTCATCGCCTTTTGCATGATGTGGACCATCTCCATCGTCATCGCCGTGCTACCTCTGTTGGGCTGGAACTGTAAGCGCCTCAAGTCCGTGTGCTCCGACATATTCCCCCTCATCGACGAGAACTACCTGCTCTTCTGGATCGGGGTGACCAGCGTGCTGGTTCTTTTCATCATCTACGCCTACATCTACATCCTGTGGAAAGCCCACCACCACGCCGTACGTATGCTGAGCCGCACCTCCCAGAAGAGCTTGGTGGTGTACTCGGCGGACGGCACCAAGGTTCAGACCACTCGCCCCGAGCAGGCCCGCATGGACATACGCCTGGCCAAGACTCTGGTGCTCATCCTGGCGGTGCTGATCATCTGCTGGGGTCCCGTGCTGGCCATCATGGTCTACGACCTCTTCTGGAGGATGGACGACGACATCAAGACGGTGTTTGCTTTCTGCAGCATGCTCTGCCTGCTCAACTCCACCGTCAACCCCATCATCTACGCCCTGAGGAGCAAGGACCTGAGGCACGCCTTCCTCAGCTCGTGTCACGCCTGCCGGGGCAGCGGCCAGCAGCTGGAcaacagcctggaatcggactgccAGAACCGCAACATCTCGGCCAACAGGGCCGCAGAGAGCTGCGTGAAGACCACTGTGAAAATAGCCAAAGTAACAATGTCAGTGTCCACCGAGACGTCTGCCGAAGCCGTGTAA
- the rars2 gene encoding probable arginine--tRNA ligase, mitochondrial isoform X3, whose amino-acid sequence MASFFGRAIAAKLGRTLQQSDDLFIPALSAVPVFKKQQTADLRLSISILRTNGVLPASGDIQMQTEHLANQLKRDSLVEDIAIGNAVINFTINRKLLAQKILEPLGTGHHGKIELHNELFNSLKKGTTLVEYSSPNIAKKFHAGHLRSTIIGNFIANLKESLGNKVIRMNYLGDWGMQFGLLGAGFSQFGSKEQLKENPLQHLFEVYVKVNKEAEHNEETMLAARDFYRQLEQNESRAVSLWQQFRDITVSEYQHVYKRLGVHFDVYSGESFHQERVQEVVRQLQNRGLLKTTEKGTGIVDLSVGDLSNVCTVLRSDGTSLYITRDIAAAIDREEKYHFDEMIYVTDKSQTHHFQQLFQILQAMGHSWADRCHHVPFGLVKGMKTRTGEVVFLEDILDEARARMLNNMSHSKMTKEMDDPEDTAQKVGISALIVQDFKGPLQGDYKFDWDKMLQAQGDTGVFLQYTHARLCSLIRMNDDIDAATFDASLLSEPSGVSVLQHLLRYDEVLYQSAQDLQPKHLLNFLLKLCHLTASAHRDLPVKGSPQQVAQARKRLFSGTCSVLANGMTEINELL is encoded by the exons ATGGCTTCTTTTTTCGGACGAGCAATAGCAGCGAAG CTGGGTAGGACACTGCAGCAATCTGATGACCTCTTCATACCAGCTCTTTCGGCTGTCCCAGTCTTTAAGAAACA GCAGACTGCTGATTTGAGGCTATCAATTAGCATTTTAAGAACGAATGGGGTTTTACCAGCTAGTGGGGACATCCAGATGCAAACAGAACACCTGGCTAATCAG TTAAAGCGGGACAGCTTGGTGGAGGATATAGCGATAGGAAATGCTGTCATCAACTTCACAATTAACCGTAAACTTCTTGCTCag AAAATACTGGAACCGTTAGGAACGGGGCACCACGGCAAAATTGAGCTTCACAATGAACTTTTTAATTCTCTTAAGAAGGGAACGACATTAGTAGAGTACAG CTCTCCAAACATTGCCAAAAAGTTCCACGCAGGACACTTGCGATCTACAATTATAG GGAACTTCATTGCCAACTTGAAGGAGTCTCTTGGGAACAAAGTTATTCGAATGAACTACCTTGGAGACTGGGGAATGCAGTTTG gtttgCTGGGAGCTGGATTCAGCCAGTTTGGCAGCAAGGAGCAATTAAAAGAAAATCCTTTACAGCATTTATTTGAG GTATATGTAAAGGTCAACAAAGAAGCAGAGCACAACGAGGAAACCATGCTGGCGGCCAGGGACTTCTATCGACAGCTGGAGCAGAATGAGAGTCGGGCCGTGTCACTATGGCAACAGTTCAGGGACATCACTGTGAGCGAGTATCAACATGTATACAAG CGGTTAGGGGTCCACTTTGATGTCTACTCGGGGGAGTCCTTTCACCAGGAGAGAGTCCAGGAGGTGGTACGGCAGTTGCAGAATAGAGGCCTGTTAAAGACCACAGA GAAGGGGACCGGCATAGTGGATCTCTCAGTCGGAGACCTGAGCAACGTGTGTACTGTCCTTCGCAGCGATGGCACAAGCCTCTACATCACCAG ggacATTGCAGCAGCCATTGACCGGGAAGAAAAGTACCATTTTGATGAGATGATTTATGTG acagataaaagtcaaacacaccactTTCAGCAGTTGTTCCAGATCTTGCAAGCGATGGGACATTCCTGGGCTGACAG GTGTCATCACGTGCCCTTCGGCCTGGTGAAGGGCATGAAGACCCGGACCGGAGAGGTGGTCTTCTTAGAGGACATTCTGGATGAGGCTCGTGCAAGAATGTTGAACAACATGAGCCATTCAAAAA TGACAAAGGAAATGGACGATCCAGAAGACACCGCGCAGAAAGTGGGAATTAGTGCGTTAATAGTCCAG GATTTCAAAGGTCCACTGCAGGGTGACTACAAGTTTGACTGGGACAAGATGCTGCAAGCTCAGGGAGACACGGGCGTTTTCCTCCAGTACACGCATGCACGCCTCTGCAG TTTAATACGGATGAATGATGACATCGACGCCGCGACATTCGACGCATCGCTTCTAAGCGAGCCGTCGGGCGTCTCCGTTCTTCAGCATCTCCTCCG CTATGATGAGGTGTTGTACCAGTCGGCGCAGGATCTGCAACCCAAACACTTACTCAACTTCCTGTTGAAGCTGTG CCACCTGACCGCCTCGGCACACAGAGACCTGCCAGTCAAAGGGAGCCCGCAGCAGGTcgctcag
- the akirin2 gene encoding akirin-2 gives MACGATLKRTLDFDPLMSQASPKRRRCAPIRSPVSSPQKYLRLEPSPFGQVSSRLTTEQILHNIKQEYKRLKRRNLDTYFQQVDGFSTLDLLNVPSASSPSGSCSGASSPTKKEQPLFSLRQVGMICERLLKEREDNIREEYDEILTTKLAEQYDTFVKFTHDQLMRRFGEQPASYVS, from the exons ATGGCGTGTGGGGCTACGCTGAAGAGGACTCTGGATTTCGACCCATTAATGAGCCAGGCTTCCCCCAAGAGGAGGAGGTGCGCCCCGATACGGTCTCCCGTCTCCTCGCCGCAGAAGTACCTCCGTCTGGAGCCTTCGCCGTTCGGACAAGTGTCGTCCAGACTCACTACAG AGCAAATCCTGCACAACATCAAACAGGAGTATAAACGGCTCAAACGGCGAAACCTGGACACGTATTTCCAACAAGTAGACGGCTTCTCCACTCTGGATCTTCTCAATGTCCCCAGTGCATCTTCCCCATCAG GTTCTTGCTCAGGTGCGTCCTCCCCCACCAAGAAGGAGCAGCCTTTATTTTCCCTTCGGCAAGTTGGAATGATCTGCGAAAGACTACTAAAGGAGCGTGAGGATAATATTCGAGAGGAGTATGATGAGATTCTGACCACAAAATTAGCAG aGCAGTATGATACCTTTGTCAAGTTCACACATGATCAGCTCATGCGAAGGTTTGGAGAACAACCTGCCAgct ATGTTTCTTGA
- the rars2 gene encoding probable arginine--tRNA ligase, mitochondrial isoform X2, whose amino-acid sequence MASFFGRAIAAKLGRTLQQSDDLFIPALSAVPVFKKQQTADLRLSISILRTNGVLPASGDIQMQTEHLANQLKRDSLVEDIAIGNAVINFTINRKLLAQKILEPLGTGHHGKIELHNELFNSLKKGTTLVEYSSPNIAKKFHAGHLRSTIIGNFIANLKESLGNKVIRMNYLGDWGMQFGLLGAGFSQFGSKEQLKENPLQHLFEVYVKVNKEAEHNEETMLAARDFYRQLEQNESRAVSLWQQFRDITVSEYQHVYKRLGVHFDVYSGESFHQERVQEVVRQLQNRGLLKTTEKGTGIVDLSVGDLSNVCTVLRSDGTSLYITRDIAAAIDREEKYHFDEMIYVTDKSQTHHFQQLFQILQAMGHSWADRCHHVPFGLVKGMKTRTGEVVFLEDILDEARARMLNNMSHSKMTKEMDDPEDTAQKVGISALIVQDFKGPLQGDYKFDWDKMLQAQGDTGVFLQYTHARLCSLIRMNDDIDAATFDASLLSEPSGVSVLQHLLRYDEVLYQSAQDLQPKHLLNFLLKLCHLTASAHRDLPVKGSPQQVAQARKRLFSGTCSVLANGMMYLLFEFNS is encoded by the exons ATGGCTTCTTTTTTCGGACGAGCAATAGCAGCGAAG CTGGGTAGGACACTGCAGCAATCTGATGACCTCTTCATACCAGCTCTTTCGGCTGTCCCAGTCTTTAAGAAACA GCAGACTGCTGATTTGAGGCTATCAATTAGCATTTTAAGAACGAATGGGGTTTTACCAGCTAGTGGGGACATCCAGATGCAAACAGAACACCTGGCTAATCAG TTAAAGCGGGACAGCTTGGTGGAGGATATAGCGATAGGAAATGCTGTCATCAACTTCACAATTAACCGTAAACTTCTTGCTCag AAAATACTGGAACCGTTAGGAACGGGGCACCACGGCAAAATTGAGCTTCACAATGAACTTTTTAATTCTCTTAAGAAGGGAACGACATTAGTAGAGTACAG CTCTCCAAACATTGCCAAAAAGTTCCACGCAGGACACTTGCGATCTACAATTATAG GGAACTTCATTGCCAACTTGAAGGAGTCTCTTGGGAACAAAGTTATTCGAATGAACTACCTTGGAGACTGGGGAATGCAGTTTG gtttgCTGGGAGCTGGATTCAGCCAGTTTGGCAGCAAGGAGCAATTAAAAGAAAATCCTTTACAGCATTTATTTGAG GTATATGTAAAGGTCAACAAAGAAGCAGAGCACAACGAGGAAACCATGCTGGCGGCCAGGGACTTCTATCGACAGCTGGAGCAGAATGAGAGTCGGGCCGTGTCACTATGGCAACAGTTCAGGGACATCACTGTGAGCGAGTATCAACATGTATACAAG CGGTTAGGGGTCCACTTTGATGTCTACTCGGGGGAGTCCTTTCACCAGGAGAGAGTCCAGGAGGTGGTACGGCAGTTGCAGAATAGAGGCCTGTTAAAGACCACAGA GAAGGGGACCGGCATAGTGGATCTCTCAGTCGGAGACCTGAGCAACGTGTGTACTGTCCTTCGCAGCGATGGCACAAGCCTCTACATCACCAG ggacATTGCAGCAGCCATTGACCGGGAAGAAAAGTACCATTTTGATGAGATGATTTATGTG acagataaaagtcaaacacaccactTTCAGCAGTTGTTCCAGATCTTGCAAGCGATGGGACATTCCTGGGCTGACAG GTGTCATCACGTGCCCTTCGGCCTGGTGAAGGGCATGAAGACCCGGACCGGAGAGGTGGTCTTCTTAGAGGACATTCTGGATGAGGCTCGTGCAAGAATGTTGAACAACATGAGCCATTCAAAAA TGACAAAGGAAATGGACGATCCAGAAGACACCGCGCAGAAAGTGGGAATTAGTGCGTTAATAGTCCAG GATTTCAAAGGTCCACTGCAGGGTGACTACAAGTTTGACTGGGACAAGATGCTGCAAGCTCAGGGAGACACGGGCGTTTTCCTCCAGTACACGCATGCACGCCTCTGCAG TTTAATACGGATGAATGATGACATCGACGCCGCGACATTCGACGCATCGCTTCTAAGCGAGCCGTCGGGCGTCTCCGTTCTTCAGCATCTCCTCCG CTATGATGAGGTGTTGTACCAGTCGGCGCAGGATCTGCAACCCAAACACTTACTCAACTTCCTGTTGAAGCTGTG CCACCTGACCGCCTCGGCACACAGAGACCTGCCAGTCAAAGGGAGCCCGCAGCAGGTcgctcag
- the rars2 gene encoding probable arginine--tRNA ligase, mitochondrial isoform X1 — MASFFGRAIAAKLGRTLQQSDDLFIPALSAVPVFKKQQTADLRLSISILRTNGVLPASGDIQMQTEHLANQLKRDSLVEDIAIGNAVINFTINRKLLAQKILEPLGTGHHGKIELHNELFNSLKKGTTLVEYSSPNIAKKFHAGHLRSTIIGNFIANLKESLGNKVIRMNYLGDWGMQFGLLGAGFSQFGSKEQLKENPLQHLFEVYVKVNKEAEHNEETMLAARDFYRQLEQNESRAVSLWQQFRDITVSEYQHVYKRLGVHFDVYSGESFHQERVQEVVRQLQNRGLLKTTEKGTGIVDLSVGDLSNVCTVLRSDGTSLYITRDIAAAIDREEKYHFDEMIYVTDKSQTHHFQQLFQILQAMGHSWADRCHHVPFGLVKGMKTRTGEVVFLEDILDEARARMLNNMSHSKMTKEMDDPEDTAQKVGISALIVQDFKGPLQGDYKFDWDKMLQAQGDTGVFLQYTHARLCSLIRMNDDIDAATFDASLLSEPSGVSVLQHLLRYDEVLYQSAQDLQPKHLLNFLLKLCHLTASAHRDLPVKGSPQQVAQARKRLFSGTCSVLANGMSILGIIPVDKI; from the exons ATGGCTTCTTTTTTCGGACGAGCAATAGCAGCGAAG CTGGGTAGGACACTGCAGCAATCTGATGACCTCTTCATACCAGCTCTTTCGGCTGTCCCAGTCTTTAAGAAACA GCAGACTGCTGATTTGAGGCTATCAATTAGCATTTTAAGAACGAATGGGGTTTTACCAGCTAGTGGGGACATCCAGATGCAAACAGAACACCTGGCTAATCAG TTAAAGCGGGACAGCTTGGTGGAGGATATAGCGATAGGAAATGCTGTCATCAACTTCACAATTAACCGTAAACTTCTTGCTCag AAAATACTGGAACCGTTAGGAACGGGGCACCACGGCAAAATTGAGCTTCACAATGAACTTTTTAATTCTCTTAAGAAGGGAACGACATTAGTAGAGTACAG CTCTCCAAACATTGCCAAAAAGTTCCACGCAGGACACTTGCGATCTACAATTATAG GGAACTTCATTGCCAACTTGAAGGAGTCTCTTGGGAACAAAGTTATTCGAATGAACTACCTTGGAGACTGGGGAATGCAGTTTG gtttgCTGGGAGCTGGATTCAGCCAGTTTGGCAGCAAGGAGCAATTAAAAGAAAATCCTTTACAGCATTTATTTGAG GTATATGTAAAGGTCAACAAAGAAGCAGAGCACAACGAGGAAACCATGCTGGCGGCCAGGGACTTCTATCGACAGCTGGAGCAGAATGAGAGTCGGGCCGTGTCACTATGGCAACAGTTCAGGGACATCACTGTGAGCGAGTATCAACATGTATACAAG CGGTTAGGGGTCCACTTTGATGTCTACTCGGGGGAGTCCTTTCACCAGGAGAGAGTCCAGGAGGTGGTACGGCAGTTGCAGAATAGAGGCCTGTTAAAGACCACAGA GAAGGGGACCGGCATAGTGGATCTCTCAGTCGGAGACCTGAGCAACGTGTGTACTGTCCTTCGCAGCGATGGCACAAGCCTCTACATCACCAG ggacATTGCAGCAGCCATTGACCGGGAAGAAAAGTACCATTTTGATGAGATGATTTATGTG acagataaaagtcaaacacaccactTTCAGCAGTTGTTCCAGATCTTGCAAGCGATGGGACATTCCTGGGCTGACAG GTGTCATCACGTGCCCTTCGGCCTGGTGAAGGGCATGAAGACCCGGACCGGAGAGGTGGTCTTCTTAGAGGACATTCTGGATGAGGCTCGTGCAAGAATGTTGAACAACATGAGCCATTCAAAAA TGACAAAGGAAATGGACGATCCAGAAGACACCGCGCAGAAAGTGGGAATTAGTGCGTTAATAGTCCAG GATTTCAAAGGTCCACTGCAGGGTGACTACAAGTTTGACTGGGACAAGATGCTGCAAGCTCAGGGAGACACGGGCGTTTTCCTCCAGTACACGCATGCACGCCTCTGCAG TTTAATACGGATGAATGATGACATCGACGCCGCGACATTCGACGCATCGCTTCTAAGCGAGCCGTCGGGCGTCTCCGTTCTTCAGCATCTCCTCCG CTATGATGAGGTGTTGTACCAGTCGGCGCAGGATCTGCAACCCAAACACTTACTCAACTTCCTGTTGAAGCTGTG CCACCTGACCGCCTCGGCACACAGAGACCTGCCAGTCAAAGGGAGCCCGCAGCAGGTcgctcag